The Triticum aestivum cultivar Chinese Spring chromosome 7B, IWGSC CS RefSeq v2.1, whole genome shotgun sequence genome window below encodes:
- the LOC123160979 gene encoding probable calcium-binding protein CML32: protein MDTRQSVAAVVKPSFPTDSGAPATASFRLRNGSLNSVRLRRVFDLFDKNGDGQITVDELAQALDSLGLVADREGLASTVGAYVPEGAAGLRFQDFECLHRELGDALFGALDDVPEDGEAGAGGDEEEMREAFKVFDVDGDGFISATELQEVLKKLGLPEGGSLATVRQMICNVDRNSDGRVDFGEFKCMMKGITVWGA, encoded by the coding sequence ATGGATACGAGGCAGAGCGTCGCGGCGGTGGTGAAGCCGTCGTTCCCCACCGATAGCGGTGCCCCGGCCACGGCGTCGTTCCGTCTCCGCAATGGCAGCCTCAACTCGGTTCGCCTCCGCCGGGTGTTCGACCTGTTCGACAAGAACGGCGACGGTCAGATCACGGTCGACGAGCTGGCGCAGGCGCTGGATTCGCTCGGGCTCGTCGCCGACCGCGAGGGCCTGGCCTCCACCGTGGGCGCATACGTCCCCGAGGGCGCGGCGGGGCTTCGGTTCCAGGACTTCGAGTGCCTCCATCGTGAGCTGGGTGACGCGCTCTTCGGCGCGCTGGACGACGTGCCCGAGGATGGCGAGGCCGGCGCGGGCGGggacgaggaggagatgagggAGGCGTTCAAGGTGTTCGACGTGGACGGCGACGGCTTCATCTCGGCAACCGAGCTGCAGGAGGTGCTCAAGAAGCTGGGCCTCCCAGAGGGCGGCAGCCTCGCCACCGTGCGCCAGATGATTTGCAACGTCGACCGTAACAGCGACGGCCGCGTCGACTTTGGGGAGTTCAAGTGCATGATGAAGGGGATCACGGTGTGGGGCGCGTGA